Genomic segment of Phycisphaerae bacterium:
ACGAGCTTGATGCGGCTCGTGGTGGTGCTGATTCTCTCAAGCGTGGCCACCCCGTTGGCCATCTCGATCGGGTCGGGCGTCGAGTGATGGACCAACATGGCCATGCCGGCCTGGCTCTCGTCGATGCCGTGGCGGAGTCTCTCGAGATAGGCGTTGTCGTAGTAGAAGCTGGCGAAGACCCTGCGAATCGCCCGGAACACGCCGCGTTCGTTCGCCTCCGCGGGGTCGCAGAGGCTTGGTCCGACCCCATCGCCGTCGAGGTCGTCGGCCAGACAGCCGCTGAAGCTGTCGTACAGGCCCGCACCGGTGAACTGCTCGCTGTCCTCCACGTTGGTCGAGCTGCGGAACCGGATTTTCTTGTACGGATCGAAACCGTATGCCGGGTCTTGCAGGGCGCTGATGATCTCGTTTTGCAGGGCGGGGCTGAAGACGGTGGCGGAGGTCTTCTTGAAGAGGTCTTCGCGGATGCCCTCAAGGACATCGGCCAGGGCGGCCATGTTCGCCGGCGGATAAGTGAAACCGGCCAGACGATAGGCGATTTCTTCGCGAAGCGTGCGGCCGTTGGTCAGCGTCTGGCTGAGGAATTCGTTCCAGAGGTCGAACGAGAAGGCCATGGCCACCGGGCAGTTCGACGGGATCGACCGCCGCAACAGGCCGAAGTTGGCCGCTTTGCCGCCGAAGTAGCAAATATCCGACGGCCACAGCCCATCGGTTGAGGCGCTGTATGCGCCATAGGGCGTGACGGGGCAGATGTTCAGCGGCGGGGGTGTCTTGAGAGCGAGGATTTCGTCGATCTGCTGCGGGGTGAGCACGTCCTGCACGTCGATCAGCCGAGCGTCGCAGTCATTGGCGTTCCCGTAGACCCGCAGCGCGATCTTGCGACCGACCAGTTGCTGGGCCCGGGTCGCATCCTCGGACAGCGCCAGGAAAACGAACGGAATGCCATAGGTGTTGGCCAGAATGGCGACGTGCGAATTCGGCGTCGAAGGGGCCAGCGTGATGATGCCCGCGATGACCGGCATGTCGGCAGGCACGCCGTCGGTCAGGAGGATGTCGCCGGGTGCCAGTTGGCCCGTGAGATAGGCGTTCTCGATCTGGGTGGCCGCGAACTGTTTGAGGGTTCCCAGGGCCCAGCCGCGCGAGTAGCTGATGTTGCCCTTAGCCCATCGGCTGGGCGAACTGACGATGATGCCGTTGGCCTCAAAGTAGGCACGGTTTTCCTCGGCCGATGCGATTTGGTCGTAGCTGGGGAAATAGAAAGCCTCGACGCCGGCTTCCGCGGTGATCTTTGACTTGACCAGGTTGAACAGGTTGACCACCTGGGCCGGGTCGTACGCGTCTCGGCGAACAAGCTCGATGCCGTATTCCTTGATTTGCTCGGACGGCGGCTGATGAACGGTCCAGTAGGGCAGTATCACCGAACCCAGAATCGCCTCCTGCCCCTCGGCGTAGAGACTGATCTGGTTGAACTCCTCGGTGCTCATCCCGATGTATTCCTGGACGAAGGTCGTTGCCCAGTCATAGTGGAACGGGTAGGCGTTGCTGTCCTGGAAGTACACTTTGGTCGGATCGCTGACGAAGATCAGGAACTTGATCCAGCCCGGATCGCCGGTTTCGGGCGCGGCCTTTCGGAAGGAGTCGCTCGGGAAGGTAATGGTGTTTCGCCAAGAGCTGGACGGGATGACCGTCTCGGCAAAGGTGTACCGGGTGATGAATCCGGCCGCCGATAGGACCATCAGGCAGGCGAGATACCGATAAGGAAAGCCTCCGTAAGTTCGTAACATGGCTTGCCCTCCTGTCTTTTCCAATCAGAGCCCCCCGACCTCTATTATTGTACCGAATGGGAAGTAATGGTCAAAGGAGTCTTGGGCCGTCGGAGGGGCCTTGGCAGGATTAGTGGTCTGCCGATGCCCGGCGTCTCGTTCAATCCCCGATCCCCGGCAACAGGCCCTCGAAGCTGATGTCTTCGTCGAGCGCATCCCAGTGAATACCGGTGCCCCCTCCGCTCATTTCGAACTGCTCGCGTTGCCGCGGTGTAGCGTTCAGCAGCCGGGGGAAATAGGCCAACGGGACCGCCAGTTGCCGCCCGTCGACCAACTCGATCCACAGGTTGAGATCGTCAAACCAGACGCGTTTGGCTGCCGCCTTAGTCAGCAAAGTACTTATCCCGTTTCCTCAAGAATAGGTCGCGGTTTTCCGCAGCCACTTGGGCAATCCGGGTCAACTCGCTCGAAGTCGTGCCGTGCGAGTCCGCGATCGTCACTGCCTGGTCCAGCCGGAATCCGGCCCCGTTTTCGCCCTTGCGTTCGTGGATGTGGGCAGGTTCGCGCGGTTCGCCTTCGTTCGAAAAGGAGAAGAACCTGCAGCCCTCGAAACGCAAAGCAACAGGCACTCGACAACTCGCAACCGGCCTCCCAGGCCCCCGATCCCTGTCCTGCCGCATCAGGGGATGCGGACGGTCAGACCGTCGGGGTCGAGGGTCGCCCGCTTCTTGGCGTGGTGGGCGGCGTTGGCCAGATGCAGGGCGGAGACCGCCTGATGGCCGATCTCGACCGGAGCGTTTGGCTCCTTACGGGTTCGCATGCACTCGAGCCAGTTGGCCTCATGCAGGTCGACCCGCAGCGGGCTGGAGATCTCATGCTCAGGCTCTGGCGGAATGTCCTCCCAGTTGGCGGGCCACTTTTCCTTGTAGAACCGCGCCCCCCGATCGTCGAGTTCCAGTGTGCCCTTGCGGCCGTGGGCGATGATCGACCACGCATCGTGCCAGTTGTTGGTGTAGGTCAGGGTCCAGGTCGCCATGAACTTCGGGTACTCGAAGACCGCGCAGAACGTGTCCGGCGTCTCGTAGCCCTTGATCTGGTACGCCGCGCCGTGCTCCTGGGCGGCCAGTGGCGGCTTGCTGTCGTTGAATAGCCACTGGATCACGTCCATCAGATGAGTGCCCTGGTCGGTCATGTTGCCGCCCGAGTACTCCCAGAAGTACCGCCAGAACCGGTACTTCACCGGGTTCATCGGGTAACGTTTTTCCGGCGGCAGCGGGAGTTGAAACCGGTCCCAGTCGACCTTGCCTTCAAGCTTGATGTCCTCCGGGTTGGGCAAGTCCGGCATGTTCCAGTACCACTCGGCTCGCACCAGACTGACCTCGCCCAGAAAGCCGCTGTCGACGATTCGCTTTGCCTCAATGATAGATGGGGTGCTGCGTCGCTGCATGCCGATCTGCACGATCCGGTCGGTGCGGCGGACCTGCTTGACCATGTTAGCCCCCTGCGGGATCGACCAGGACATGGGTTTTTCGCAGTAGGCGTCCTTGCCGGCCATGACCGAGTCGATCAGGTGTCGCTCATGCCAGAAATCCGGGCTGGCGATCAGCACGCCGTCGATCTCCTTCATCTCCAGCAGCCGCTCGTGCTCGTTGAAGCTCTTGGCCTTGCCGCCGCACATCTCGACGGCGGCCCTGCGGTTGGCCTCGTTGATGTCGCAGACGGCGATGAACTCGCAGTTGTTTTCCTTGCGGTCGAGCATGCTCTGGATGTGGTGGCGACCCATCCCGCCGGCGCCGATGATGCCCAGCAGAATGCGGTCATTGGCCCCGAGGACCCGTGATCGGGGGCTTGGTGTTACCTTTGAGCCGTAGTCCGAGGCTTCGGCGGCCCTGGCCCGGCGGATGCCGCCGACGGCCAAGGCGCCGACTCCTGCGGCCGCAGTCTCGAGGATTCTGCGGCGGCTCCAGCTCGACGACGATGTGTTTGGTCGTGTTTGGCATGGACCAGAAGCGTT
This window contains:
- a CDS encoding PEP/pyruvate-binding domain-containing protein; amino-acid sequence: MLRTYGGFPYRYLACLMVLSAAGFITRYTFAETVIPSSSWRNTITFPSDSFRKAAPETGDPGWIKFLIFVSDPTKVYFQDSNAYPFHYDWATTFVQEYIGMSTEEFNQISLYAEGQEAILGSVILPYWTVHQPPSEQIKEYGIELVRRDAYDPAQVVNLFNLVKSKITAEAGVEAFYFPSYDQIASAEENRAYFEANGIIVSSPSRWAKGNISYSRGWALGTLKQFAATQIENAYLTGQLAPGDILLTDGVPADMPVIAGIITLAPSTPNSHVAILANTYGIPFVFLALSEDATRAQQLVGRKIALRVYGNANDCDARLIDVQDVLTPQQIDEILALKTPPPLNICPVTPYGAYSASTDGLWPSDICYFGGKAANFGLLRRSIPSNCPVAMAFSFDLWNEFLSQTLTNGRTLREEIAYRLAGFTYPPANMAALADVLEGIREDLFKKTSATVFSPALQNEIISALQDPAYGFDPYKKIRFRSSTNVEDSEQFTGAGLYDSFSGCLADDLDGDGVGPSLCDPAEANERGVFRAIRRVFASFYYDNAYLERLRHGIDESQAGMAMLVHHSTPDPIEMANGVATLERISTTTSRIKLVTQLGAVSVSNPTDGSIPEEVKADVYSFGTYLTIQAYSNLVPLGATVLDWESDYRTLASLMVQASNAFAAASGKTKYVLDFEYKKVAPEGHLRIKQIREIPQPSTTPGIVPFLIKEPTPYCIFQGEYGEVFGNHRLKSQLTVETRSMWLTPDNLDRTIYENVFLEYVDSEGNIRTASGSPADWPEASHSYANNTSTDTWVFAD
- a CDS encoding DUF2442 domain-containing protein; protein product: MSTLLTKAAAKRVWFDDLNLWIELVDGRQLAVPLAYFPRLLNATPRQREQFEMSGGGTGIHWDALDEDISFEGLLPGIGD
- a CDS encoding DUF4160 domain-containing protein; this encodes MPVALRFEGCRFFSFSNEGEPREPAHIHERKGENGAGFRLDQAVTIADSHGTTSSELTRIAQVAAENRDLFLRKRDKYFAD
- a CDS encoding Gfo/Idh/MocA family oxidoreductase; translated protein: MPDKTCASNASGPCQTRPNTSSSSWSRRRILETAAAGVGALAVGGIRRARAAEASDYGSKVTPSPRSRVLGANDRILLGIIGAGGMGRHHIQSMLDRKENNCEFIAVCDINEANRRAAVEMCGGKAKSFNEHERLLEMKEIDGVLIASPDFWHERHLIDSVMAGKDAYCEKPMSWSIPQGANMVKQVRRTDRIVQIGMQRRSTPSIIEAKRIVDSGFLGEVSLVRAEWYWNMPDLPNPEDIKLEGKVDWDRFQLPLPPEKRYPMNPVKYRFWRYFWEYSGGNMTDQGTHLMDVIQWLFNDSKPPLAAQEHGAAYQIKGYETPDTFCAVFEYPKFMATWTLTYTNNWHDAWSIIAHGRKGTLELDDRGARFYKEKWPANWEDIPPEPEHEISSPLRVDLHEANWLECMRTRKEPNAPVEIGHQAVSALHLANAAHHAKKRATLDPDGLTVRIP